One Anoplopoma fimbria isolate UVic2021 breed Golden Eagle Sablefish chromosome 2, Afim_UVic_2022, whole genome shotgun sequence DNA window includes the following coding sequences:
- the eif3m gene encoding eukaryotic translation initiation factor 3 subunit M: protein MSVPAFIDITEEDQASELRAYMKAKGAEISEENSEGGLHVDLAQIIEACDVCLKDDDKDVESVMNSIVSLLLILETEKQEALIESLCEKLLKSREGERPSLRMQLLSNLFHGMDENTTVRYTVFCGLIKVAATCNAIAFIPTDLDQVRKWIIDWNLTTEKKHTLLRLVYEALVDCKKSDAAAKVMVELLGSYTEDNASQARVDAHRCIVRALKDPNTFLIDHLLTLKPVRFLEGELIHDLLTIFVSGKLVAYVKFYQSNKDFIDSLGLSHEQNMSKMRLLTFMGMAVEFKEISFDTMQQELQIGADDVEAFVIDAVRTKMVYCKIDQTQRKVVVSHSTHRTFGKQQWQQLHDSLSSWKANLAAVKTSLQALSPSA, encoded by the exons atgaGCGTCCCGGCGTTTATCGATATCACAGAGGAGGACCAG GCTTCGGAGCTGAGAGCCTACATGAAGGCCAAAGGAGCTGAGATATCAGAGGAGAACTCTGAAGGTGGACTACATGTAGATTTGGCTCAGATCATCGAGGCGTGTGATGTGTGCCTCAAGGACGATGATAAAG ATGTAGAGAGTGTGATGAACAGCATTGTGTCTCTTCTGTTGATCCTGGAGACGGAGAAGCAGGAGGCTCTCATTGAAAGTCTATGTGAGAAACTTTTGAAGTCCCGTGAAGGAGAGAGACCCTCCCTCAGGATGCAGCT ACTGAGTAACCTGTTCCATGGCATGGATGAGAACACTACAGTGAGGTACACTGTGTTCTGTGGCCTCATCAAGGTGGCTGCAACTTGTAATGCCATTGCCTTCATCCCCACTGACCTCGATCAG GTGCGCAAGTGGATTATCGACTGGAACCTGACCACAGAGAAGAAACACACGCTCTTGAGGCTGGTGTATGAAGCATTGGTTGACTGCAAAAAAAG CGATGCTGCAGCAAAAGTGATGGTGGAGCTGCTGGGAAGTTACACAGAAGACAATGCTTCTCAAGCACGTGTTGATGCCCACAG ATGTATCGTCCGTGCTCTCAAAGACCCAAACACCTTCCTGATTGACCACCTGCTCACCCTGAAACCTGTTCGCTTCCTGGAGGGAGAACTGATCCATGAC CTATTAACCATCTTTGTGAGCGGAAAACTAGTAGCATATGTAAAGTTTTACCAGAGTAACAAAGACTTCATCGACTCTCTTG GCCTGTCTCACGAGCAAAACATGTCCAAGATGCGTCTGCTGACATTCATGGGCATGGCTGTGGAATTCAAGGAGATCTCCTTCGACACCATGCAACAGGAGCTGCAGATTGGAGCTGATGACGTTGAGGCTTTTGTCATTGACG ctgtACGGACCAAGATGGTGTACTGCAAAATTGACCAGACACAGCGGAAAGTTGTTGTGAG CCACAGCACACACCGCACCTTTGGCaagcagcagtggcagcagctGCACGACAGCCTCAGCTCCTGGAAGGCCAACCTAGCAGCCGTCAAGACCAGTCTGCAAGCCCTGTCACCTTCTGCTTAA
- the prrg4 gene encoding transmembrane gamma-carboxyglutamic acid protein 4: MTMLFQLFILLQLLSYGDLACTRKLLSKEEDQEVFVDEGDAHSFLGRHLLFNRFDFEIFVPGNLERECNEEVCNYEEAREVFENIPATDVFWKKYSEEKQKRPTRVDVTSLLVGLIAVGVAIVIGGLLLWYFCQGKCKSFSRANSVRVRPRRTNAPLIMRRLEEVSLQPVHPIPMEEIDPVGLPSYEQAIAKTGPHDAPPPPYPGSRTGTIRQ; encoded by the exons ATGACCATGTTGTTCCAGCTCTTCATACTCCTTCAACTCCTGTCTTATGGAGATCTGGCCTGCACAAGGAAGCTGCTGTCGAAAGAGGAAGACCAAGAAG TGTTTGTGGATGAAGGGGACGCACATTCGTTCCTGGGTCGCCATCTGTTGTTCAACCGGTTTGACTTTGAGATTTTCGTTCCTGGAAATCTGGAGAGGGAGTGTAATGAAGAAGTCTGCAATTATGAAGAAGCAAGGGAGGTCTTTGAAAACATCCCGGCTACA GATGTTTTTTGGAAGAAATACTCGGAAG AAAAGCAAAAACGCCCCACACGGGTTGATGTGACATCTCTTTTGGTGGGACTGATTGCTGTTGGTGTGGCCATTGTTATCGGCGGCCTTCTGCTCTGGTATTTCTGTCAAGGCAAATGCAAGAGCTTCAGCCGTGCAAA CTCCGTCCGAGTGCGACCGAGGAGGACTAATGCTCCGCTAATAATGCGACGGCTAGAGGAGGTGTCCTTACAACCTGTGCATCCAATCCCTATGGAGGAAATAGACCCAGTGGGTTTGCCTTCATATGAGCAGGCAATTGCAAAAACTGGACCGCATGatgctccacctcctccatatCCTGG CTCACGAACTGGGACTATTCGGCAGTAG
- the qser1 gene encoding glutamine and serine-rich protein 1, whose translation MMDRNYPTSSFADALAPPAQTVASWAYDRSTASVKPSPSYGAAHLDAELLQRQSYTNTHQLPTYTTSHLPATAGTLDSSSNSSETSIMSFLSAMESRSLQAGPVSASLLPPFRPPSWPAGTNSSTTELYLTGALPSSATFPSPAALSSYQHTGAYPSRSYTTNPSLALQDPAFSTSTNGLFSHHDPLIHLKSSQTVLPTALAFNHLSTTALALASALPVQSSTYRSAQESAPHLLQPQFSLLPSALPAPHGAPQPYGAAVFSGSIERALQRECSVIKHHQRPSSSHAASEQLPNSEHPLQGYFGSGSEVDVSYQQDPSSQSCSPSTGADSSQGVNRAPQPKTDSVTQGYSSTSVPKAKDCSSKLGQHPIGDEESHEHSQKLTGGSPDRYSSPGQKQNSVIANQQSVQLSSLMSSSLSQTYVPSQAQSQPSHSTSDKHSPLYKTLPSLSSQSDNVASVSQTLVYSSSPGMSQEQEIQYGAQVQGLCHGNLSESYPTSHSQGAPNVTFTSQSQGQVSVTQSYATGQSLHLNSSYPPTCVRSLPTSNSSQDYTLMQSSVGGKTHVTLSQQQTQPLKYVLSTPLPTYSSTAQALQNNIRSSIQDIKPTYGKHKLVELPIQDIDALQQASMEASAASSNMSAHNNVIYVVSKMDDHHKTQSVIRSYSRSDDQLMGLGHTNTAQIKDERMASLSQQHIHLSSANGQESANTKTTNSSIISSHVPLSSEQLKQHSLQLKSPEPHQQNPQTHAQSQSQAPAAHTQYITVPSALLDPNQMILLQQPLVHHSQNTSKVVSVQGIQQTQDLGPVHVQYLQMGRELLGPSVTEAQRQQGAAVSEQSSGCPDSSKHHYSQSANQQQNDAKNHFALNSICFPDSMLLADDRNILSNVDDILAATVAACGVTPQDFVKATSSAEAELAVMASPVDSKGHFQTVDIRHMSPSFSSAQQAIMTNTNSHNMTMTLNGVQMATNCHGQPVHHNTSELDTNGDGGSSENDYHLAGQVYDPQGLQSRVKGNAKCIKTEDGLMECQGGEDFPKKKARSKSLTKPGGPEDDSGQARPAKRSGQAKRQNSRGSDVSSPSASQGVYDGCPQQERIRQKIREVEEKQPEVKTGFIGSFLDFIKSGPKQQYSPSPTRTINRPRKPCTTSKPPPCTLPSLPQKLQTLPGHLVPHESLGVSAQQKRLDEDLQKNLETLPSFSSDEEENTGRNQALRNSISSALSALDESSDRKTRTDNHNPGSMMKTDHVPNMHHTATETCLSRVTTPTQTTKAISSGTVFLAKEDSKDTPQGQLAVQLKNVAIEGLTDEELSDSGGEGMYRERDEFVVRNEDIDNLKVTMRTGSEPPAIWKVQKALLQKFVPELRDGKRVFSATNSYLGYFGDAKTMYQRVYVKFLDTVNKREYVRVCSRKPRCKPMNSLRGVQVKTLLGLTADPSSVSQSQKPRPKQLKPRAEPPPKKRRKWKEEFSSTASGSSAEEGGDDDDDDELNPPVPFASRLLNTRTMKETFRSFVELLISIALDEDVMTALERANDEFLLPQMKRVDGMITDNRKRLLHKLHIGQVLKTALDSFPEISVVTELKKDGETPAFKVRLSGKAYNKKTMKPYKMPNKVPQEYTVDQQKTQWFSLYHSLQHYKYHTYLMCKDEIASMRVQTVDLGQEETVQKCLQNGAWVEGLFDRFGELINQVQQACR comes from the exons ATGATGGACAGGAACTACCCGACCTCCAGCTTCGCGGACGCGCTGGCTCCACCAGCACAGACCGTCGCTTCTTGGGCCTATGACCGCAGCACAGCTAGTGTCAAGCCAAG TCCCAGTTATGGTGCAGCACACCTTGATGCAGAGCTCCTCCAGCGGCAAAGCTACACTAACACCCACCAGCTTCCCACCTACACTACATCGCACCTTCCTGCGACAGCAG gAACACTTGACTCGAGCAGTAATTCTTCTGAGACCTCAATCATGAGCTTCCTGTCAGCCATGGAATCTAGAAGCCTTCAGGCTGGTCCTGTTAGTGCCTCGCTGCTTCCTCCCTTTAGACCCCCATCATGGCCTGCCG GTACCAACTCCTCCACCACAGAGCTGTATTTGACTGGTGCCCTGCCTTCTTCTGCCACTTTcccctctcctgctgctctgtcGTCCTATCAGCACACTGGTGCCTACCCTTCCCGGAGTTATACTACCAACCCATCCTTGGCTCTCCAGGACCCTGCCTTCAGCACTTCCACCAATGGCCTGTTCTCTCACCACGACCCCCTCATCCATCTCAAATCAAGCCAGACGGTGCTTCCCACTGCGCTGGCCTTCAATCATCTCTCCACCACGGCTTTGGCTTTGGCTTCGGCTCTGCCAGTCCAGTCCTCGACCTACCGATCAGCTCAGGAGTCAGCCCCCCACCTCCTACAACCCCAGTTCAGCCTGCTCCCCTCTGCCCTGCCCGCCCCTCATGGAGCCCCACAACCCTACGGGGCCGCGGTTTTCTCAGGCTCTATTGAAAGAGCTCTTCAGCGTGAATGTAGTGTGATCAAACACCACCAGAGGCCTTCGAGCAGCCACGCGGCCTCAGAGCAATTGCCCAATTCAGAGCACCCCTTACAAGGGTACTTTGGCTCTGGCAGTGAGGTGGACGTGTCCTACCAGCAGGACCCGTCCAGTCAGTCCTGCAGCCCTTCGACAGGAGCCGACTCCTCCCAAGGGGTCAATCGGGCTCCACAACCCAAAACAGACTCAGTAACTCAAGGTTATTCATCCACTTCTGTGCCGAAGGCTAAAGACTGCTCTTCCAAGCTGGGTCAACACCCTATTGGGGATGAGGAGAGTCACGAGCACTCTCAGAAGCTGACTGGAGGGTCTCCTGACCGTTACTCCTCCCCGGGACAAAAGCAGAACTCGGTGATTGCTAATCAGCAGTCAGTCCAGCTTTCCAGCCTAATGTCCAGTAGTCTGTCTCAAACATATGTCCCCTCACAAGCCCAGTCACAGCCCTCCCATTCCACCTCAGACAAACACTCTCCCCTCTACAAGACTCTGCCTTCCCTCTCAAGCCAGTCTGACAATGTGGCATCTGTGAGTCAGACTCTTGTTTATTCCTCCAGTCCCGGGATGAGCCAGGAGCAGGAGATCCAGTATGGAGCCCAGGTCCAGGGCTTGTGTCATGGGAATCTCTCTGAGAGCTACCCGACATCCCACTCTCAGGGTGCCCCAAATGTGACTTTTACATCTCAGTCACAGGGGCAAGTTTCGGTGACTCAGAGCTATGCCACAGGACAATCCCTTCACCTCAACTCCTCTTACCCGCCGACATGTGTGCGGAGTCTGCCCACATCAAACTCTTCACAGGACTATACCCTCATGCAGTCGTCGGTGGGAGGTAAAACACATGTCACACTGTCccagcagcagacacagccccttaaatatgttttgtctACACCGTTGCCTACCTACTCTTCAACTGCTCAAGCCTTACAAAATAACATCAGATCCTCAATACAGGACATAAAGCCAACATATGGGAAACACAAACTTGTAGAGCTTCCTATCCAGGACATAGATGCTCTCCAGCAGGCGTCAATGGAAGCTTCTGCTGCATCTAGCAACATGTCTGCTCACAACAATGTCATCTATGTAGTTTCAAAAATGGATGATCATCACAAAACACAGAGCGTCATCCGAAGTTATTCACGTTCTGATGACCAGCTCATGGGACTAGGTCATACGAACACAGCACAGATAAAGGATGAAAGGATGGCTTCTCTGAGCCAACAGCACATTCATCTAAGCAGTGCCAACGGTCAGGAATCTGCCAacacaaaaactacaaactCCAGTATTATATCTTCACATGTACCACTTAGCTCAGAGCAGCTCAAGCAGCACTCTCTGCAACTCAAATCTCCTGAGCCACATCAACAAAACCCCCAGACTCATGCTCAGTCACAGAGCCAGGCCCCAGCGGCCCACACCCAATATATCACCGTCCCCAGCGCTCTTCTGGACCCCAACCAGATGATTCTACTTCAGCAGCCCCTTGTCCACCATAGTCAAAACACTTCAAAAGTGGTATCCGTGCAAGGCATCCAACAGACTCAAGATTTGGGTCCTGTTCATGTCCAGTATCTTCAGATGGGCCGAGAGCTGCTGGGCCCCAGTGTCACTGAAGCCCAGAGACAGCAGGGCGCAGCGGTGTCTGAACAGAGCTCAGGATGCCCTGATTCCTCTAAACACCACTACAGCCAGTCGGCTAATCAGCAACAAAACGATGCCAAGAACCACTTTGCTCTCAACTCCATTTGCTTCCCGGACTCGATGCTACTTGCAGATGACagaaatattttgtcaaatgtCGACGACATCCTGGCCGCCACGGTGGCAGCCTGTGGCGTCACGCCGCAAGACTTTGTCAAAGCTACATCCTCTGCTGAGGCTGAATTGGCAGTGATGGCTAGCCCCGTCGATTCCAAAGGTCACTTCCAGACTGTGGATATAAGGCACATGTCGCCTAGTTTCTCTTCAGCACAACAGGCAATCATGACAAACACTAACTCTCACAACATGACCATGACACTAAATGGAGTTCAGATGGCCACAAACTGCCACGGGCAGCCTGTTCACCACAACACTTCTGAGCTTGACACAAACGGAGATGGAGGAAGCTCTGAGAATGATTACCACTTAGCCGGTCAGGTGTACGACCCCCAAGGTCTCCAGAGCAGAGTCAAAGGGAATGCAAAGTGCATTAAAACAGAGGACGGCCTCATGGAATGCCAGGGCGGAGAAGACTTTCCAAAAAAGAAGGCTCGCTCTAAATCTTTGACCAAACCTGGTGGGCCTGAGGATGACAGTGGACAGGCAAGACCGGCCAAGCGCAGTGGGCAGGCAAAGCGGCAAAACTCCCGGGGTAGTGATGTCAGCTCGCCGTCCGCCTCACAGGGCGTGTATGATGGTTGTCCGCAGCAGGAGAGAATCAGACAAAAGATCAGAGAAGTTGAAGAGAAACAGCCGGAGGTCAAAACTGGCTTCATCGGCTCCTTCCTCGACTTCATCAAATCTGGCCCCAAACAACAATACTCTCCAAGTCCGACGCGGACTATTAATCGCCCGAGAAAGCCCTGCACCACTTCCAAACCTCCGCCATGTACTTTGCCTTCTTTGCCTCAGAAACTGCAGACTCTGCCCGGGCACTTGGTTCCCCATGAGAGCCTGGGAGTGAGCGCCCAACAGAAACGTCTGGATGAAGATTTGCAAAAGAACTTGGAGACTCTGCCATCGTTCAGctctgatgaagaggagaacaCTGGGAGGAACCAGGCCCTGAGGAACAGCATCAGCTCAGCGCTTTCGGCTTTGGATGAGTCTTCAGATCGGAAAACCAGGACAG atAACCATAACCCCGGTTCGATGATGAAGACAGACCATGTTCCCAACATGCACCACACGGCCACCGAAACCTGTTTGTCCCGGGTGACCACGCCTACACAAACAACGAAGGCCATCTCATCAGGGACTGTGTTTCTGGCCAAAGAGGACTCTAAAGACACCCCACAAGGCCAGTTGGCTGTTCAGTTGAAGAATGTGGCCATCGAGGGACTGACTGACGAGGAGCTGTCAGACAGCGGAGGGGAGGGAATGTACAGGGAGAGAGACGAGTTCGTCGTCAGGAATGAAGATATTGATAACTTGAAG GTGACAATGAGAACAGGCAGTGAGCCTCCAGCCATCTGGAAGGTCCAGAAGGCTTTGCTCCAGAAATTTGTTCCTGAGTTGAGGGATGGAAAGAGAGTCTTCTCCGCCACCAACAGT taTCTTGGATACTTTGGTGACGCCAAGACCATGTACCAGAGGGTATATGTGAAGTTCTTGGACACGGTAAACAAAAGGGAGTATGTCAGAGTTTGTAGTCGGAAGCCACGCTGCAAGCCTATGAACTCACTAAG GGGTGTTCAGGTGAAAACTTTGCTCGGCCTGACTGCCGACCCCTCCTCAGTCTCCCAAAGCCAAAAGCCTAGACCCAAACAACTCAAGCCCCGGGCAGAGCCCCCACCtaagaagaggaggaaatggaaGGAGGAGTTTTCCTCCACTGCCTCGGGATCATCTGCAGAGGAGGGGGGtgacgacgacgatgatgatg aATTAAACCCTCCTGTGCCGTTTGCTTCACGGTTACTCAACACGCGGACCATGAAGGAGACATTTAGGAGCTTTGTGGAACTGCTCATCAGCATCGCCTTAGATGAAGATGTAATGACAGCACTTGAGAGGGCAAACG ATGAGTTTCTGCTGCCACAGATGAAAAGAGTGGATGGGATGATCACCGACAACAGGAAACGCCTGCTTCACAAACTGCACATAGGGCAGGTCCTAAAG ACGGCTCTAGACAGCTTCCCAGAGATCTCAGTTGTGACTGAACTTAAGAAGGATGGGGAAACCCCGGCATTTAAGGTGCGTCTCAGCGGGAAGGCCTACAACAAGAAAACCATGAAGCCCTACAAGATGCCTAACAAAGTGCCTCAG GAGTATACAGTGGACCAGCAGAAAACTCAGTGGTTCTCTCTGTACCACTCTTTGCAGCATTACAAGTACCACACTTACCTGATGTGTAAGGACGAG ATTGCATCAATGCGGGTGCAGACGGTGGACCTGGGGCAGGAGGAGACGGTGCAGAAGTGTCTGCAGAACGGAGCTTGGGTAGAGGGGCTCTTCGATCGTTTCGGAGAGCTAATCAATCAAGTGCAACAGGCCTGCCGGTGA